One stretch of Actinacidiphila sp. DG2A-62 DNA includes these proteins:
- a CDS encoding PaaD-like zinc ribbon domain-containing protein → MVTTDATLPPTPPAAEPTPLERRLLRLAGQVPDPELPMISLAELGVLRGIRVTGPGRVQVELTPTWTGCPALEAMASDITGVLEEAGMAEVSVRTVLTPAWTTDAISAEGRRKLAEAGVAPPRPQTLGGPGPGGPGPGGPGPGGPGAGGPGASGRSGGPGPVAVDLAIRCPHCGSTDTRLLSRFSSTACTSLRRCESCREPFDHFKEV, encoded by the coding sequence ATGGTGACCACCGACGCCACCCTCCCCCCGACGCCGCCGGCCGCCGAACCGACGCCGCTGGAGCGCAGGCTGCTGCGGCTGGCCGGACAGGTCCCCGACCCCGAGCTGCCGATGATCTCGCTGGCCGAACTGGGCGTGCTGCGCGGCATACGCGTCACCGGGCCCGGCCGGGTCCAGGTGGAGCTGACCCCGACCTGGACCGGCTGCCCGGCGCTGGAGGCGATGGCCTCCGACATCACCGGCGTGCTCGAAGAGGCCGGTATGGCTGAGGTGTCGGTGCGCACCGTGCTGACCCCCGCGTGGACGACGGACGCGATCAGCGCGGAGGGCCGCCGCAAGCTCGCCGAGGCCGGGGTGGCGCCGCCGCGGCCGCAGACCCTCGGCGGACCGGGACCGGGCGGACCGGGACCGGGCGGACCGGGACCGGGCGGACCGGGCGCGGGCGGACCGGGCGCGTCGGGCCGGTCCGGCGGCCCGGGACCGGTGGCCGTGGATCTCGCGATCCGCTGCCCGCACTGCGGGTCGACCGACACCAGGCTGCTGAGCCGCTTCTCGTCCACCGCGTGCACGTCGCTGCGCCGCTGCGAGTCCTGCCGCGAGCCGTTCGACCACTTCAAGGAGGTGTGA
- the paaC gene encoding 1,2-phenylacetyl-CoA epoxidase subunit PaaC has translation MSTPSVPSAPPATGAADPDDTVAAAVLALGDDALVLAQRLGEWAGNAPVLEEDVALTNIALDLLGQARTLLSMVGDEDALAFGREEHQFRNVQLVEQPNGDFARTIARQLYVAVYQELLYTALAGAGGPTAALAAKAVHEVAYHRDHAEQWTLRLGDGTEESHRRMQSALDGLWRYTGELFQPLDGLPVDLSALHEPWARRIADIVGRATLTVPQGPDHTPWAAGAGRQGVHTESFGRLLAEMQYLHRAHPGASW, from the coding sequence GTGAGCACGCCATCGGTCCCGTCCGCGCCGCCGGCGACCGGCGCCGCGGACCCCGACGACACCGTCGCGGCGGCCGTGCTGGCGCTCGGCGACGACGCGCTGGTGCTCGCCCAGCGGCTGGGGGAGTGGGCCGGAAACGCGCCCGTGCTGGAGGAGGACGTCGCCCTCACCAACATCGCCCTCGACCTGCTCGGCCAGGCCCGGACGCTGCTGTCGATGGTCGGGGACGAGGACGCGCTGGCGTTCGGCCGCGAGGAGCACCAGTTCCGGAACGTGCAGCTGGTGGAGCAGCCGAACGGCGACTTCGCCCGGACCATCGCCCGCCAGCTCTACGTCGCGGTGTACCAGGAGCTGCTGTACACCGCGCTCGCCGGGGCCGGCGGACCGACCGCGGCACTGGCGGCGAAGGCCGTCCACGAGGTGGCCTACCACCGCGACCACGCCGAGCAGTGGACGCTGCGCCTGGGTGACGGCACCGAGGAGAGCCACCGCCGCATGCAGAGCGCCCTGGACGGGCTGTGGCGGTACACGGGCGAGTTGTTCCAGCCGCTCGACGGCCTCCCGGTCGACCTGTCCGCCCTGCACGAGCCCTGGGCGCGGCGGATCGCCGACATCGTCGGCCGGGCCACCCTGACGGTGCCGCAGGGCCCCGACCACACCCCGTGGGCGGCAGGCGCCGGGCGGCAGGGCGTCCACACGGAGTCCTTCGGCAGGCTGCTGGCCGAGATGCAGTATCTGCACCGGGCGCACCCGGGGGCGTCATGGTGA
- a CDS encoding TerD family protein, producing the protein MGVSLSKGGNVSLTKEAPGLTAVSVGLGWDVRTTTGSDFDLDASALLLDASGKVVSDKHFVFFNNLKSPDGSVEHTGDNLTGEGEGDDEVIKVNLAGVPAEVDKIVFPVSIYEGETRQQSFGQVRNAFIRVVNQAGGAEIARYDLTEDASTETAMVFGELYRNGAEWKFRAVGQGYASGLRGIAQDFGVNL; encoded by the coding sequence ATGGGTGTCAGCCTCTCCAAGGGCGGCAATGTCTCGCTGACGAAGGAGGCCCCCGGTCTCACGGCGGTCAGCGTCGGTCTGGGCTGGGACGTGCGTACCACCACCGGGTCGGACTTCGACCTCGACGCGAGCGCGCTGCTGCTCGACGCGTCGGGCAAGGTCGTGTCGGACAAGCACTTCGTCTTCTTCAACAACCTCAAGAGCCCGGACGGCTCGGTCGAGCACACCGGCGACAACCTCACCGGTGAGGGCGAGGGCGACGACGAGGTGATCAAGGTCAACCTGGCGGGCGTGCCGGCCGAGGTCGACAAGATCGTCTTCCCGGTGTCCATCTACGAGGGCGAGACCCGCCAGCAGAGCTTCGGCCAGGTGCGCAACGCGTTCATCCGCGTGGTGAACCAGGCCGGCGGCGCGGAGATCGCCCGCTACGACCTCACCGAGGACGCCTCCACCGAGACCGCGATGGTCTTCGGCGAGCTGTACCGCAACGGCGCGGAGTGGAAGTTCCGCGCCGTCGGCCAGGGCTACGCCTCGGGCCTGCGCGGCATCGCGCAGGACTTCGGCGTCAACCTCTGA
- a CDS encoding 2Fe-2S iron-sulfur cluster-binding protein, translating into MFHPLRVAEVRPLTDDAVTISFEVPEELRAAYHYAPGQHIAVRRREGGAEIRRTYSLCDPAPGPGEAGPRRLRVGVRLVEDGEFSTYALKELAAGDTLDVMTPAGRFVLEPRPGRYAAVVGGSGITPVLSQIATVLAREPRASFCLVRSDRTAASTMFLDEVADLKDRWPDRLHLVSALSREEQQAGLPSGRLDADRLTALLPALLPVPEVDGWFLCGPLGLVGAAERALRTLGVPRSRVHQEIFHVDEVPATPSGAAAAISGGGTVKATLDGRSGSWAARGGESVLETVLRNRSDAPYACKGGVCGTCRTRLVAGEVRMDRNFALEPEETEAGYVLACQSHPVTPVVEVDFDA; encoded by the coding sequence ATGTTCCATCCGCTGCGGGTGGCCGAGGTGCGGCCGCTCACGGACGACGCGGTGACCATCTCCTTCGAGGTGCCCGAGGAGCTGCGCGCGGCCTACCACTACGCGCCCGGCCAGCACATCGCCGTCCGCCGCAGGGAGGGCGGTGCCGAGATCCGGCGCACGTATTCGCTGTGCGACCCCGCTCCCGGGCCGGGCGAGGCCGGGCCGCGGCGGCTGCGGGTGGGCGTGCGGCTGGTGGAGGACGGCGAGTTCTCCACCTACGCGCTGAAGGAACTGGCCGCCGGGGACACGCTGGACGTGATGACACCGGCCGGGCGGTTCGTGCTGGAGCCCCGGCCGGGCCGGTACGCGGCGGTGGTCGGCGGCAGCGGCATCACTCCGGTGCTCTCCCAGATCGCCACGGTGCTGGCGCGCGAGCCCCGGGCGAGCTTCTGCCTGGTGCGCAGTGACCGGACCGCGGCGTCGACGATGTTCCTCGACGAGGTGGCGGACCTCAAGGACCGCTGGCCCGACCGGTTGCACCTGGTCTCGGCGCTGTCCCGGGAGGAGCAGCAGGCCGGGCTGCCCTCGGGACGGCTGGACGCCGACCGGCTGACCGCGCTGCTGCCGGCGCTGCTGCCGGTGCCGGAGGTGGACGGCTGGTTCCTGTGCGGGCCGCTCGGGCTGGTCGGCGCCGCGGAGCGCGCGCTGCGCACCCTGGGCGTGCCGCGCTCCCGGGTCCACCAGGAGATCTTCCACGTCGACGAGGTCCCGGCGACCCCGTCCGGCGCCGCCGCGGCGATATCCGGCGGCGGCACGGTGAAGGCCACGCTCGACGGCCGCAGCGGCAGCTGGGCCGCCCGCGGCGGCGAGTCGGTGCTGGAGACCGTGCTGCGCAACCGCTCGGACGCGCCCTACGCCTGCAAGGGCGGGGTGTGCGGCACCTGCCGCACCCGGCTGGTCGCCGGCGAGGTGCGGATGGACCGCAACTTCGCGCTGGAGCCGGAGGAGACCGAGGCGGGCTATGTGCTGGCCTGCCAGTCGCACCCGGTCACGCCGGTGGTCGAGGTCGACTTCGACGCGTGA
- the paaB gene encoding 1,2-phenylacetyl-CoA epoxidase subunit PaaB: MWEVFVRSRRGLSHSHAGSLHAPDAAMALRNARDLYTRRAEGVSIWVVPSAAITASSPDEKDPFFEPAGDKAYRHPTFYEIPEGVKHL; this comes from the coding sequence CTGTGGGAGGTCTTCGTCCGCAGCCGCCGCGGGCTGAGCCACAGCCACGCCGGGAGCCTGCACGCCCCGGACGCCGCCATGGCGCTGCGCAACGCCCGCGACCTGTACACCCGCAGGGCCGAGGGAGTGTCGATCTGGGTGGTGCCGTCCGCCGCGATCACCGCCTCCTCGCCCGACGAGAAGGACCCGTTCTTCGAGCCGGCCGGCGACAAGGCGTACCGGCACCCGACGTTCTACGAGATCCCGGAGGGGGTGAAGCACCTGTGA
- a CDS encoding MarR family winged helix-turn-helix transcriptional regulator produces MTGTPAAISAAEVRDAPPTRQSSLNSIQRELTAFARRARATAARMHPDLSLVSYTILAHLEEQQGCRATDLAAHYLLDKSTVSRQVAALERLEYIERRTDPTDQRVQVLHLAPKGVEVLTAAQLNRRAAFDQRLADWEPADLERFAAYLRRYNEDAASHVAPQADAASHVAPQADAAPADRVAEPAAAGPTRRADAAPAG; encoded by the coding sequence ATGACCGGGACGCCAGCAGCGATCTCCGCGGCGGAGGTGCGCGACGCCCCGCCGACCCGGCAGTCGTCCCTGAACAGCATCCAGCGCGAGCTGACCGCGTTCGCCCGCCGCGCCCGGGCCACCGCGGCCCGCATGCACCCCGACCTGTCCCTGGTCTCGTACACGATCCTCGCGCACCTGGAGGAGCAGCAGGGCTGCCGGGCGACGGACCTCGCGGCGCACTACCTGCTGGACAAGTCGACGGTGAGCCGCCAGGTGGCGGCACTGGAGCGGCTGGAGTACATCGAGCGCCGCACCGACCCGACCGACCAGCGCGTGCAGGTGCTGCACCTGGCGCCGAAGGGCGTCGAAGTGCTGACCGCGGCCCAGCTCAACCGGCGGGCGGCCTTCGACCAGCGGCTCGCGGACTGGGAGCCGGCCGACCTGGAGCGCTTCGCGGCCTATCTGCGGCGCTACAACGAGGACGCCGCGTCACACGTCGCGCCGCAGGCCGACGCCGCCTCGCACGTCGCGCCGCAGGCCGACGCCGCCCCCGCCGACCGGGTCGCGGAGCCGGCCGCCGCCGGGCCGACGCGGCGGGCCGACGCCGCCCCCGCCGGCTGA
- a CDS encoding FHA domain-containing protein FhaB/FipA yields the protein MSELTLTVMRLGFLAVLWLFVIVAVQVIRSDLFGTRVTQRASRRGDDRSRPPQQRQQQAQPAPARQQPQPARQRRGAPTKLVVAEGSLAGTTVALQGQTITLGRAHDSTIVLDDDYASSRHARIYPDRDGQWIVEDLGSTNGTYLDRNRLTTPTPVPLGAPIRIGKTVIELRK from the coding sequence ATGTCAGAGCTGACCCTCACGGTCATGCGGCTGGGCTTTCTCGCCGTGCTGTGGCTGTTCGTCATCGTCGCGGTGCAGGTCATCCGCAGTGACCTGTTCGGGACCCGGGTGACCCAGCGCGCCTCGCGCCGCGGGGACGACCGGTCCCGGCCGCCGCAGCAGCGGCAGCAGCAGGCGCAGCCCGCACCGGCCCGCCAGCAGCCGCAGCCCGCGCGGCAGCGCCGCGGCGCCCCGACCAAACTGGTGGTCGCCGAAGGATCGCTGGCCGGCACGACCGTCGCGCTCCAGGGCCAGACGATCACCCTGGGCCGGGCGCACGACTCGACGATTGTGCTCGACGACGACTACGCGTCCAGCAGGCATGCCAGGATCTACCCGGACCGCGACGGCCAGTGGATCGTCGAGGACCTGGGTTCCACCAACGGCACCTATCTGGACCGGAACCGGCTGACCACGCCCACGCCGGTTCCGCTGGGTGCGCCGATCCGCATCGGCAAGACCGTCATCGAGCTGCGGAAGTAG
- the paaA gene encoding 1,2-phenylacetyl-CoA epoxidase subunit PaaA codes for MTTTAEPAAGAGRQTAPSGPPGDAPGELAAAFDAAVAADLRIEPRDWMPDAYRATLVRQMAQHAHSEIIGMQPEANWITRAPSLRRKAILMAKVQDEAGHGLYLYSATETLGVSRDELLDKLHAGRQRYSSIFNYPTLTWADVGAIGWLVDGAAITNQVPLCRCSYGPYARAMVRICKEESFHQRQGYELLLALSRGTPAQHAMAQDAVNRWWWPSLMMFGPPDEESAHSARSMAWKIKRHSNDELRQRFVDICVPQAEVLGLTLPDPDLAWNEERQAYDYGPIDWSEFQEVLRGNGPCNEERLDRRRSAHENGAWVREAAAAYAAKHEEAGA; via the coding sequence ATGACGACGACGGCCGAGCCCGCGGCGGGCGCCGGGCGGCAGACCGCGCCCTCCGGCCCGCCCGGGGACGCCCCCGGCGAGCTGGCCGCGGCCTTCGACGCGGCGGTGGCGGCGGACCTGCGGATCGAGCCCCGCGACTGGATGCCGGACGCCTACCGCGCGACGCTCGTCCGGCAGATGGCCCAGCACGCCCACTCCGAGATCATCGGCATGCAGCCGGAGGCCAACTGGATCACCCGCGCGCCCTCGCTGCGCCGCAAGGCGATTTTGATGGCCAAGGTCCAGGACGAGGCGGGCCACGGCCTGTATCTCTACAGCGCCACCGAGACGCTCGGCGTCAGCCGGGACGAGCTGCTCGACAAGCTGCACGCCGGCCGTCAGCGCTACTCCTCGATCTTCAACTACCCCACCTTGACCTGGGCGGACGTCGGCGCGATCGGCTGGTTGGTGGACGGCGCGGCGATCACCAACCAGGTCCCGCTGTGCCGCTGCTCCTACGGCCCCTACGCCCGGGCCATGGTGCGCATCTGCAAGGAGGAGTCCTTCCACCAGCGGCAGGGGTACGAACTGCTGCTCGCGCTCAGCCGCGGCACCCCCGCCCAGCACGCGATGGCGCAGGACGCGGTGAACCGCTGGTGGTGGCCGTCCCTGATGATGTTCGGCCCGCCGGACGAGGAGTCCGCCCACTCCGCCCGGTCCATGGCCTGGAAGATCAAGCGCCACTCCAACGACGAGCTGCGCCAGCGCTTCGTGGACATATGCGTCCCGCAGGCCGAGGTGCTCGGTCTCACCCTGCCCGACCCCGACCTGGCGTGGAACGAGGAACGGCAGGCGTACGACTACGGGCCGATCGACTGGAGCGAGTTCCAGGAGGTGCTGCGCGGCAACGGCCCGTGCAACGAGGAACGGCTCGACCGCCGCAGGTCCGCGCATGAGAACGGCGCATGGGTACGGGAAGCGGCCGCCGCCTACGCGGCCAAGCACGAGGAGGCAGGCGCATGA
- a CDS encoding ATP-binding SpoIIE family protein phosphatase: protein MIRATGTALDEQLDLLRRTGAVVGSTLDLHTTARELCAVTVPRFADFAAVLVVDQLFSDTEPPTDDKPGDTVLIRRVAIARQELPYAWETALPEGELLTLPAGGIVPPLGEPVLVPVVDPALAPDIALDLGVPTLGPLLAGHSLIVAPLTARGTVLGRVAFVRGPDRRPFDPRDAATAAEVTARGAVHIDNARLHRQESRAAATLQRSMMPTRPPRLPGVRIAHHYMPGDRQAQVGGDWFDAIQLPGGRVALIVGDVMGHGLQAAAVMGQFRTAVITMAALDLPPAQLLRHLDNLAHRLGTEHLATCVYAVYDPIQRTLTLANAGHIPPVLAGYDGHSELLKIPGGAPIGVGGVPFETVEIPVPDGSWLVLCTDGLVEVRGQGIDAGLAALCSHVIEPEQTPEDVCGQILARVHSEDRTDDVALLVARFEGIAPEDVVRWTLRLDQAEVAEARRLTRRQLAAWRLDRLAETAELLVSELVTNAIRAASHAVELRMMRVGKLLVEVSDDNHNLPQLQRADGDDETGRGLALVSHLSRRWGTSREAVGKVVWFELPLPTG, encoded by the coding sequence GTGATACGCGCCACCGGCACCGCCCTGGACGAGCAGCTCGACCTGCTGCGCAGGACCGGAGCGGTCGTCGGCTCGACGCTGGACCTGCACACCACCGCCCGCGAGCTGTGCGCGGTGACCGTGCCCCGCTTCGCCGACTTCGCCGCCGTGCTCGTGGTGGACCAGCTGTTCTCCGACACCGAGCCGCCGACGGACGACAAGCCGGGCGACACTGTCCTGATCCGGCGGGTGGCGATCGCCCGCCAGGAGCTGCCGTACGCCTGGGAGACCGCGCTGCCGGAGGGGGAGCTGCTGACGCTGCCGGCCGGCGGGATCGTGCCGCCGCTCGGCGAACCGGTGCTGGTGCCCGTCGTGGACCCGGCGCTGGCCCCGGACATCGCCCTCGACCTCGGCGTGCCGACGCTCGGGCCGCTGCTGGCCGGCCACTCGCTGATCGTCGCGCCGCTCACCGCGCGCGGGACCGTGCTGGGCCGGGTGGCGTTCGTCCGCGGTCCCGACCGCCGCCCGTTCGACCCGCGGGACGCCGCGACCGCCGCCGAGGTGACGGCCCGCGGCGCGGTCCACATCGACAACGCGCGGCTGCACCGGCAGGAGTCGCGCGCCGCGGCGACGCTCCAGCGCTCGATGATGCCGACCCGGCCGCCGCGGCTGCCGGGCGTGCGGATCGCCCACCACTACATGCCCGGCGACCGGCAGGCACAGGTGGGCGGCGACTGGTTCGACGCCATCCAGCTCCCCGGCGGCCGGGTCGCGCTGATCGTCGGCGACGTGATGGGCCACGGCCTCCAGGCGGCGGCGGTGATGGGCCAGTTCCGCACCGCGGTGATCACCATGGCCGCGCTCGACCTGCCGCCCGCCCAGCTGCTGCGCCACCTGGACAACCTCGCCCACCGCCTGGGCACCGAGCACCTGGCGACCTGCGTCTACGCGGTCTACGACCCGATCCAGCGGACCCTGACCCTGGCCAACGCGGGCCACATCCCGCCGGTGCTGGCCGGCTACGACGGGCACAGCGAGCTGCTGAAGATCCCCGGCGGCGCGCCGATCGGCGTCGGCGGGGTGCCGTTCGAGACCGTGGAGATCCCGGTGCCGGACGGCAGCTGGCTGGTGCTGTGCACGGACGGCCTGGTGGAGGTGCGCGGCCAGGGCATAGACGCCGGCCTCGCCGCCCTGTGCTCGCACGTCATCGAGCCCGAGCAGACCCCCGAGGACGTGTGCGGGCAGATCCTCGCCCGGGTGCACTCCGAGGACCGTACGGACGACGTGGCGCTGCTGGTCGCACGGTTCGAGGGCATCGCGCCCGAGGACGTGGTCCGCTGGACGCTGCGGCTGGACCAGGCCGAGGTGGCCGAGGCCCGCCGGCTGACCCGCCGCCAGCTCGCCGCATGGAGGCTGGATCGGCTCGCGGAGACCGCGGAGCTGCTGGTGAGCGAGCTGGTCACCAATGCGATCCGGGCCGCGTCGCACGCGGTGGAGCTGCGGATGATGCGGGTCGGCAAACTGCTGGTCGAGGTGAGCGACGACAACCACAATCTGCCGCAGTTGCAGCGGGCGGACGGCGACGACGAGACCGGGCGCGGGCTGGCCCTGGTCTCGCACCTGTCGCGGCGCTGGGGCACCAGCCGCGAGGCGGTCGGCAAGGTCGTCTGGTTCGAGCTGCCGCTGCCGACGGGCTGA
- a CDS encoding DUF3662 and FHA domain-containing protein encodes MGVMKRFEQRLEGLVNGTFAKVFKSEVQPVEIAGALQRECDNNATIWNRDRTVVPNDFIVELSAPDYERLSPYAVQLGDELAGMVEDYAKQQRYTFMGAIKVHLERADDLDTGLYRVRSRTLAASESQHPDHGGYQGHQGQQAHQPHQAPYQPGPQPQQGYPQQPRPAYPAPGGRPGPGGHGAPGGRPSGPPPMPAAPPPGAHRPGGASVTRLPGTGVPAGSPAASTRRWIEINGTRHQISRATLVLGRSTEADVRVDDPGVSRKHCEIRVGTPSVVQDLGSTNGIVVDGQHTQRATLRDGSRIVVGSTTIVYRQAEG; translated from the coding sequence GTGGGTGTGATGAAGCGCTTTGAGCAGCGGCTGGAAGGCCTGGTGAACGGCACCTTCGCCAAGGTCTTCAAGAGCGAGGTGCAGCCCGTCGAGATCGCCGGCGCGCTGCAGCGTGAGTGCGACAACAACGCCACGATCTGGAACCGCGACCGCACCGTGGTGCCGAACGACTTCATCGTGGAGCTGAGCGCGCCGGACTACGAGCGGCTGAGCCCGTACGCGGTGCAGCTGGGCGACGAACTGGCCGGCATGGTCGAGGACTACGCCAAGCAGCAGCGCTACACCTTCATGGGCGCCATCAAGGTCCATCTGGAACGGGCCGACGACCTCGACACCGGCCTGTACCGGGTGCGCAGCCGCACCCTGGCCGCCAGCGAGTCGCAGCACCCCGATCACGGCGGCTACCAGGGCCACCAGGGGCAGCAGGCCCACCAGCCGCACCAGGCCCCGTACCAGCCGGGCCCGCAGCCCCAGCAGGGCTACCCGCAGCAGCCCCGCCCGGCCTACCCGGCGCCCGGCGGCCGTCCCGGCCCCGGCGGCCACGGAGCCCCCGGCGGACGCCCCTCCGGCCCGCCGCCGATGCCCGCGGCCCCGCCGCCCGGCGCCCACCGCCCCGGCGGCGCCTCGGTGACCCGGCTGCCCGGCACCGGCGTCCCGGCGGGCTCCCCCGCGGCGAGCACCCGCCGCTGGATCGAGATCAACGGCACCCGGCACCAGATCTCCCGCGCCACGCTCGTTCTCGGCCGTTCCACCGAGGCCGACGTGCGGGTGGACGACCCCGGGGTGTCCCGCAAGCACTGCGAGATCAGGGTCGGCACGCCCTCGGTCGTCCAGGACCTCGGGTCCACCAACGGCATCGTGGTGGACGGACAGCACACCCAGCGCGCTACGCTCCGCGACGGCTCCCGCATCGTCGTGGGGAGCACCACCATCGTCTACCGGCAAGCCGAAGGGTGA
- a CDS encoding PAS domain-containing protein, with protein MDESIRPLSATDSDPHTDRPTGKEQREPREAHARPTAATAALPAAAPDAAADAPARDSGRPAAHPAHDREDPARRHDDATDHATNHATADAADGGPQDRPPMDRRPDAGVAAVLRLAVLCVDPDGRISYWNRGAEELFGHRWEHVFGQRASGLLTALQPVGARGRRSGAPRHDTLDLLDDLTDPAWAGALAATDRDGTLRDVLWWTYRLVEPGGSSLLAIAAHAKPLRTGSLRIALGGRMLPYVPEGPQRQDIAVAAVLGQVPDAGSPAAPGHAADHDRPTAPTAPTAPGGARTDAADPDRPPGSRPAPDPRAASDPRAASDPRAASDPRAASDPRAASDPRAASDPRSASDPRSAVPGPEHAPSPVQGARSAEAERAYAAAARLRGVLPGARQGRQDRIVSRIAALGHPALEIDAGTRLPVVPHDYVRAAAAERAERAARRELLPGPRADRRTVAAPAATAPTGPAAPAGNGSAAADAPAGPGAPDTARPATPLGAGPAEQPGGHGQPSPYGRPGHPAHLPHLPHLPHLPHLPQPGPTTPAAPTAPSTAPGHAPGAAGAAPADLSSASALTAVPAPKVTPFLKPLGPQFPGAAPLPDGPGAPHRPTGPAGASGPADPTGPADATSPAGATDPAAPAGPNAHAAPTAPTAPPIPRRPR; from the coding sequence TTGGACGAGAGCATCCGGCCCCTTTCGGCCACCGACAGCGATCCGCACACCGACCGTCCTACCGGCAAGGAACAGCGCGAACCCCGGGAGGCGCACGCCCGGCCCACTGCGGCGACAGCCGCACTCCCGGCGGCGGCGCCCGACGCCGCAGCGGACGCGCCCGCGCGCGATTCCGGCCGCCCCGCGGCCCACCCCGCCCACGACCGGGAGGACCCGGCCCGGCGGCACGACGACGCGACCGACCACGCGACCAACCACGCGACGGCCGACGCCGCGGACGGCGGGCCCCAGGACCGCCCGCCCATGGACCGCAGGCCCGACGCCGGTGTGGCCGCCGTGCTGCGGCTCGCCGTGCTCTGCGTGGACCCCGACGGCCGGATCTCGTACTGGAACCGGGGCGCGGAGGAGCTGTTCGGGCACCGCTGGGAGCACGTCTTCGGGCAGCGGGCGTCGGGGCTGCTGACCGCGCTGCAGCCGGTGGGCGCGCGCGGGAGGCGTTCGGGGGCGCCGCGCCACGACACCCTGGACCTGCTGGACGACCTGACGGACCCCGCGTGGGCCGGCGCCCTCGCCGCCACCGATCGCGACGGCACCCTGCGCGACGTCCTCTGGTGGACGTACCGCCTGGTGGAGCCGGGCGGGAGCAGCCTGCTCGCGATCGCCGCGCACGCCAAGCCGCTGCGCACCGGCAGCCTGCGGATCGCGCTGGGCGGCCGGATGCTGCCGTACGTCCCGGAGGGCCCGCAGCGCCAGGACATCGCGGTCGCCGCAGTGCTCGGCCAGGTCCCCGACGCGGGCTCCCCGGCCGCGCCCGGTCACGCCGCGGACCACGACCGGCCCACCGCGCCCACCGCGCCCACCGCCCCCGGCGGCGCCCGCACGGACGCCGCCGACCCCGACCGCCCGCCCGGCTCCCGGCCGGCCCCGGACCCCCGCGCGGCCTCGGACCCCCGCGCGGCCTCGGACCCCCGCGCGGCCTCGGACCCCCGCGCGGCCTCGGACCCCCGCGCGGCCTCGGACCCCCGCGCGGCCTCGGACCCCCGATCCGCCTCGGACCCTCGGTCCGCCGTCCCGGGCCCGGAGCACGCGCCGTCGCCCGTCCAGGGGGCGCGGAGCGCCGAGGCCGAGCGGGCGTACGCCGCGGCGGCACGGCTCCGCGGCGTCCTGCCCGGGGCCCGGCAGGGCCGCCAGGACCGGATCGTGAGCCGGATCGCCGCGCTGGGACACCCCGCGCTGGAGATCGACGCCGGGACCCGGCTGCCGGTGGTCCCCCACGACTACGTACGCGCCGCCGCTGCCGAACGCGCCGAGCGGGCCGCCCGCCGCGAGCTGCTGCCCGGCCCGCGCGCCGACCGCCGTACCGTCGCAGCCCCGGCGGCCACGGCCCCCACCGGCCCGGCGGCCCCCGCCGGCAACGGTTCGGCGGCGGCCGACGCCCCCGCCGGACCCGGCGCCCCGGACACCGCCCGCCCGGCCACGCCCCTCGGTGCGGGACCGGCGGAGCAGCCCGGCGGACACGGTCAGCCGAGCCCGTACGGCCGCCCCGGCCACCCCGCGCACCTCCCGCACCTCCCGCACCTCCCGCACCTCCCGCACCTCCCGCAGCCAGGGCCCACCACCCCCGCCGCGCCCACCGCACCTTCCACCGCGCCCGGCCACGCTCCCGGCGCCGCCGGCGCCGCTCCCGCCGACCTGTCCAGCGCCTCCGCGCTGACCGCCGTCCCCGCGCCGAAGGTCACGCCCTTCCTCAAGCCGCTCGGCCCGCAGTTCCCCGGCGCCGCCCCGCTGCCCGACGGCCCCGGCGCCCCGCACCGGCCGACCGGTCCGGCCGGCGCAAGCGGTCCGGCGGACCCGACCGGTCCGGCCGACGCGACCAGCCCGGCGGGCGCGACCGATCCCGCCGCCCCGGCCGGTCCGAACGCCCACGCCGCCCCAACCGCCCCCACCGCTCCCCCGATCCCCCGCAGGCCCCGGTGA
- a CDS encoding rhodanese-like domain-containing protein, translating to MFHSQLPAVDVSDVPADGIVLDVRENDEWAAGHAEGAVHIPMGEVVARIAEVPDGGRVHVVCRVGGRSAQVTQYLVAQGVDAVNVNGGMLDWEAAGRPVVADGGEGYVL from the coding sequence ATGTTCCACTCCCAGCTTCCCGCCGTCGACGTGTCCGACGTGCCCGCCGACGGCATCGTGCTGGACGTCCGCGAGAACGACGAGTGGGCCGCCGGTCACGCCGAGGGCGCGGTGCACATCCCCATGGGCGAGGTCGTCGCCCGTATCGCCGAGGTGCCGGACGGCGGCCGGGTGCACGTCGTCTGCCGGGTCGGCGGCCGGTCCGCGCAGGTCACCCAGTACCTCGTCGCCCAGGGAGTGGACGCCGTCAACGTCAACGGCGGCATGCTCGACTGGGAGGCCGCCGGCCGCCCGGTGGTCGCCGACGGCGGCGAGGGCTACGTCCTCTGA